One window of Triticum dicoccoides isolate Atlit2015 ecotype Zavitan chromosome 5A, WEW_v2.0, whole genome shotgun sequence genomic DNA carries:
- the LOC119298965 gene encoding uncharacterized protein At3g49140-like, which translates to MLTLMAAAAAAAPDQSFFSRSRRPTQPPSLFKAGRSALPPLCGSGQSHHSSHCRCHCSWSSTPHARRSSQCRASATPDHPDEPPSSGRGGRYHPWEDIAETLQLDDGEPARLTDAESARTIVEVNNNATVMISTLIDDGVHERIILPEFPYLTDENGDIYFEVDNDDVVMENIMGDDKIAHVIIGLDNTDVFADLDLAAASSTSFAQEEEEEEEEDDDSNDSDDEYEEEGIYAVDEEDGDDDGDDDEEDDDAPNWSNLETVNSCHPLYFARMIVENASKSSIDWLDRPPASLVVEGQLRPAFAEESTMVSRHLLNGDEPLKDDKKGSGATFFKVEVLSIELITAYGTEPKVKIEEYRKSRPDIIAHSAPNIISRLRAGGDKITQALKSLCWRCKAIQVEEAAIIGVDCLGFDLRLCSGTQVQTLRFAFPTKASSEFSAEKQIHELLFPRRIHQEGESPQAQPKEY; encoded by the exons ATGCTGACGCTGATGGCGGCCGCCGCTGCAGCAGCGCCGGACCAATCCTTCTTCTCCCGCTCCCGCCGCCCCACGCAGCCGCCTAGCCTGTTCAAAGCCGGCCGCTCCGCCCTCCCGCCGCTGTGTGGCAGCGGTCAGAGCCATCACTCCTCGCACTGTCGCTGTCACTGCTCCTGGagcagcaccccgcacgcacgccgGAGCAGCCAATGCCG TGCCAGTGCGACGCCGGACCACCCGGACGAGCCGCCGTCGTCGGGGAGAGGCGGCCGTTACCATCCTTGGGAGGACATCGCCGAGACGCTTCAGCTCGACGACGGAGAGCCGGCGCGCCTCACCGACGCCGAATCCGCCCGAACAATCGTCGAG GTGAACAACAATGcaacggtgatgatctccacgctcaTCGATGACGGTGTGCACGAGAGGATCATCTTGCCGGAGTTCCCCTACTTGACTGACGAGAATGGAG ATATTTACTTCGAGGTCGACAACGACGACGTGGTCATGGAAAACATTATGGGCGACGACAAGATTGCG CATGTTATCATTGGACTCGATAACACAGATGTCTTTGCTGACTTGGATCTAGCAGCGGCGTCATCGACTTCATTtgcacaagaagaagaagaggaggaggaagaggacgatgatTCCAACGATTCTGACGATGAATATGAGGAG GAGGGTATATATGCTGTTGATGAAGAAGACggggatgacgacggcgatgatgatgaagaagatgacgaTGCACCTAACTGGTCCAACCTTGAAACCGTAAATTCCTGTCATCCACTATACTTTGCGAGGATGATTGTGGAG AATGCGAGCAAATCAAGTATAGATTGGTTGGACCGACCACCTGCAAGCCTTGTTGTTGAGGGTCAGCTGAGACCTGCGTTTGCTGAAGAGAGCACCATGGTTTCCAGGCATTTATTAAATG GTGATGAACCACTCAAAGACGACAAAAAGGGAAGTGGGGCTACATTTTTCAAGGTTGAAGTTCTGAGCATTGAGCTGATCACTGCATATGGTACAGAG CCCAAGGTAAAGATAGAAGAATACCGGAAATCTAGACCCGACATCATCGCGCACTCTGCACCAAACATAATATCACGCTTGAGAGCCGGTGGAGACAAGATAACACAAGCTCTGAAATCACTCTGTTGGAGGTGCAAGGCCATTCAAGTAGAG GAAGCAGCAATCATCGGCGTCGACTGCCTTGGGTTTGACTTGAGACTGTGCTCAGGAACACAAGTGCAGACACTGAGATTTGCTTTCCCTACAAAG GCTAGTTCGGAGTTCAGCGCAGAGAAGCAAATACACGAGCTTCTGTTTCCTAGGAGGATACATCAAGAAGGGGAGTCACCACAGGCTCAACCCAAAGAGTACTGA